A stretch of Synergistaceae bacterium DNA encodes these proteins:
- a CDS encoding sodium:solute symporter family protein, with the protein MTFIVILGLYLVGMFAVGVYGSRYAKDTNSFLTSSKRGTLAIVTASYMASHFGAGFVVGGAEQGAQIGIGGIWFGFAMALSYVVFGLVMARGIYRAGYITVADLLYKTYGDRVTSTGYAIFNSIASVGIIAGQIMAGQRLLQAVGLDGFTGAAIVTIVVIVYSAMSGLWGVMMTDFIQMIVGGVGLLSVFFVVLSAGGFGYLQTALPANFFSVVPESWSTYQFLMILVPTTLYGFLSQASFQRVVASKDERVAVVSPFLSAALLIPLACLPPIIGMYGHAVFPDLQAGSVLFNVILNGLNPIFGALFIAAIIAAIMSTADSQILGVTANIVHDIYQNTLNPNASEKSCRYLSLVVAVATGAVSMFVALSFTTIIGLLSFTYSILVAGMLVPVLGGYLWKGATGQGATAAMITGVVVLFLGRYEILPVPYPQLVAAIPALVVLVAVSLVTGKAKA; encoded by the coding sequence ATGACGTTTATAGTGATTCTGGGGCTTTATCTGGTGGGAATGTTCGCGGTTGGCGTGTATGGAAGCCGATACGCCAAAGATACCAATTCCTTTCTGACAAGCAGCAAAAGAGGGACGCTCGCCATCGTGACCGCGTCCTACATGGCGAGCCATTTCGGAGCAGGTTTTGTCGTCGGAGGGGCTGAACAGGGCGCTCAGATCGGCATCGGCGGAATATGGTTTGGGTTTGCCATGGCCCTGTCGTACGTGGTTTTCGGACTGGTTATGGCCCGCGGAATTTATCGGGCCGGATACATCACCGTAGCGGACCTGCTTTACAAGACCTACGGAGATCGCGTCACGTCCACCGGCTACGCCATCTTCAACTCCATCGCCAGCGTGGGGATCATCGCGGGGCAGATCATGGCGGGCCAGCGTCTGCTTCAGGCCGTCGGTCTGGACGGATTTACGGGAGCTGCCATCGTTACGATCGTTGTCATCGTTTATTCCGCCATGTCCGGTCTGTGGGGAGTTATGATGACGGACTTCATTCAGATGATTGTGGGCGGCGTCGGGCTTCTGAGCGTTTTCTTCGTGGTTCTGTCGGCCGGCGGATTCGGGTACCTCCAGACAGCTCTTCCGGCGAATTTTTTCAGCGTCGTCCCCGAATCCTGGAGCACCTATCAATTTTTGATGATCCTTGTTCCGACGACGTTGTACGGTTTCCTTTCACAGGCTTCGTTCCAGAGGGTCGTCGCGTCGAAGGATGAACGGGTCGCGGTGGTCAGTCCCTTCCTGTCGGCCGCGCTTCTGATCCCTCTTGCCTGTCTGCCTCCGATCATCGGAATGTACGGACATGCCGTTTTTCCGGATCTGCAGGCCGGATCGGTGCTTTTCAACGTGATCCTGAACGGTCTCAATCCGATTTTCGGCGCGCTGTTCATCGCCGCCATCATCGCGGCCATAATGTCCACGGCCGACTCACAGATTCTGGGAGTTACCGCCAACATCGTCCACGATATTTATCAGAACACTCTCAATCCCAACGCCAGTGAAAAAAGCTGCAGGTACCTGTCACTGGTGGTGGCGGTCGCGACGGGCGCGGTGTCGATGTTTGTGGCCCTGAGCTTCACCACGATCATAGGGTTGCTTTCGTTCACTTATTCGATCCTGGTGGCCGGTATGCTGGTTCCGGTTCTCGGAGGGTATCTGTGGAAGGGCGCCACGGGTCAGGGGGCTACCGCGGCGATGATTACGGGCGTTGTCGTCCTGTTCCTTGGCCGCTACGAAATTCTTCCGGTTCCTTATCCTCAGCTGGTCGCCGCGATCCCCGCTCTGGTGGTGCTTGTCGCGGTGAGCCTCGTCACCGGGAAGG
- a CDS encoding enoyl-CoA hydratase/isomerase family protein: protein MSALIYEVKDHIAKITLNRPETRNALSRELVELLSEALDKAADDKEVYVLIIAAAGDKAFSSGFDLKESISSPILGIENRRENTRWELDTWLKIWDMKKPVIAAVRGFCIGGGAHLALMCDMIVAAEDAQFGEPEIGFSYIPDILIQPYKLPPNKARELMMLGEMMSASELYRIGTVNRIVPADKVDEEVMKIAQKLASQPRVALGMLKTQINKAYEIMGFKHAADFAAELFNLCRLNQMDTDTEFNEIVKKEGFKAAMEWKKNKQKK, encoded by the coding sequence ATGAGTGCGCTTATTTATGAAGTGAAGGATCACATCGCGAAGATCACGCTTAATCGGCCGGAGACCCGCAACGCCCTGTCGCGGGAGCTGGTGGAGCTGTTAAGCGAAGCTCTCGACAAAGCGGCAGATGATAAGGAGGTTTACGTTCTCATCATCGCCGCCGCGGGAGATAAGGCTTTTTCGTCCGGATTCGACCTGAAGGAATCCATCTCGTCGCCGATCCTGGGCATTGAGAACAGGCGGGAAAACACCCGGTGGGAACTGGACACCTGGCTGAAAATCTGGGACATGAAAAAGCCGGTCATCGCGGCGGTCAGAGGCTTTTGTATCGGAGGAGGCGCTCATCTGGCGCTTATGTGCGACATGATTGTCGCAGCGGAAGATGCGCAGTTCGGAGAGCCGGAAATCGGTTTTTCCTACATACCGGATATCCTCATCCAGCCCTACAAGCTTCCTCCCAACAAGGCGCGGGAACTGATGATGCTGGGAGAAATGATGAGCGCGTCGGAACTGTATCGCATCGGCACCGTCAACAGGATTGTCCCGGCGGATAAAGTGGATGAAGAGGTGATGAAGATCGCCCAAAAACTTGCCTCTCAGCCCAGAGTCGCTTTGGGGATGCTGAAAACCCAGATCAATAAAGCCTATGAAATAATGGGATTCAAACATGCCGCCGACTTTGCCGCGGAGCTGTTCAACCTTTGCCGCCTGAATCAAATGGACACGGATACCGAATTCAACGAAATCGTCAAAAAAGAGGGATTCAAGGCGGCGATGGAATGGAAAAAGAATAAACAGAAAAAGTGA
- a CDS encoding acetate--CoA ligase family protein — protein sequence MKSGQTWKKELDGLLKPETIAVVGATEKVGPGRNTVYNLLHMDFKGTVYPVNPKRDEVFGLKCYKSLRELPAKPDLVAIALPAERVLDSLKECGDLGIRAVMAYTSGFAETGEQGAELQRGMTEICEKHEIRLCGPNCLGHLNVRLHTGAYSASIPPEMTSGGIAVISQSGSMAIAMLQYFKNLGLSHVISCGNQAVLELSDYLLYLSEDPETKVIVTFIEGVKDGRRFLDSVRECKRGGKAVVALKTGKSEVSRQAVRAHTAAIAGEDSVFDEALAEAGVIRVDDFDEMLQVTTLLLNAPKMRAKGVTMTTISGGQIGMIADLASTMGLEFMTFSDATVEGLKEIIPPFLKIVNPIDVGPVGSSNYEDYARVLKICARDPECGLILVSQDAPAGLGPSTISHYTKVVHAVCEVFREGVPVVMFSNHSGPFCPEILKELFETGVPYLQGTRETIKAVCGLIRHSFDEDAPLEEARFVPEADWNALEKKLDELSRGKNFLGEKEGKELMSLLGIPVAEQIFCADESALEPAAAKLGFPIVMKIESPDIAHKTDAGGVALGLESVPALKKAREEMLRNVAKKLPNAKLEGVTLQKMIPDGVDLIVGTHEDPQFGPVLVYGPGGIYVEVFRDSSLGLIPVDRKKVKEMIAKSKSRPLLGEMRGRAAFDTAPLEDLMLRLSEFAYRFREKISATDLNPVRIGSSGVCVLDALIILKQ from the coding sequence ATGAAAAGCGGGCAGACCTGGAAAAAAGAACTGGACGGTCTTTTGAAACCGGAAACGATAGCGGTTGTTGGCGCCACGGAAAAGGTTGGACCGGGAAGAAATACGGTTTACAACCTTCTCCACATGGATTTCAAAGGTACCGTTTATCCCGTCAACCCCAAAAGAGACGAAGTTTTTGGCCTGAAGTGTTACAAAAGCCTTCGGGAGCTTCCCGCAAAGCCGGATCTCGTCGCCATCGCTCTGCCGGCGGAGCGCGTTCTCGATTCTCTGAAGGAATGCGGAGACCTTGGCATAAGGGCGGTCATGGCCTATACCAGCGGTTTTGCCGAAACGGGAGAGCAGGGAGCGGAGTTGCAGCGAGGCATGACGGAAATTTGTGAAAAGCATGAAATCCGTCTCTGCGGCCCCAACTGCCTGGGACATTTGAACGTGAGGCTTCACACGGGAGCGTACAGCGCCTCCATACCGCCCGAAATGACCTCGGGCGGCATCGCGGTGATTTCCCAGAGCGGTTCCATGGCCATTGCGATGTTGCAGTATTTTAAAAATCTTGGATTGAGCCACGTGATTTCATGCGGCAATCAGGCCGTTCTGGAGCTTTCCGACTATCTTCTGTACCTGAGCGAAGATCCGGAGACGAAAGTTATCGTGACCTTCATTGAGGGCGTGAAGGACGGGCGCAGATTTCTCGACAGCGTGAGAGAGTGTAAACGCGGAGGGAAAGCGGTGGTCGCGCTCAAAACGGGGAAATCGGAGGTGAGCAGACAGGCCGTAAGGGCGCATACCGCCGCCATAGCCGGTGAGGACAGTGTTTTCGATGAAGCTCTTGCGGAAGCCGGAGTCATTCGGGTCGACGACTTCGACGAAATGCTCCAGGTGACGACGCTCCTGCTGAATGCCCCCAAAATGAGGGCCAAAGGTGTAACGATGACCACCATATCCGGGGGACAGATCGGTATGATCGCCGACCTTGCCTCGACGATGGGGCTCGAATTCATGACGTTCAGCGATGCCACTGTCGAAGGGCTGAAGGAAATCATTCCCCCGTTCCTGAAAATCGTCAACCCCATAGACGTGGGTCCCGTCGGATCCAGCAACTATGAGGATTACGCGCGCGTACTGAAGATTTGCGCCAGAGACCCGGAGTGCGGGCTGATTCTGGTCTCTCAGGATGCCCCGGCGGGGTTGGGTCCCAGCACCATAAGCCACTACACGAAAGTCGTTCATGCCGTCTGCGAGGTGTTTCGGGAGGGAGTCCCGGTGGTGATGTTCTCGAATCACTCGGGTCCCTTCTGCCCGGAGATCCTTAAAGAACTGTTCGAGACCGGCGTGCCCTACCTTCAGGGGACGCGAGAAACAATAAAGGCCGTGTGCGGCCTGATCAGACACAGTTTCGACGAGGACGCGCCTTTGGAGGAAGCTCGTTTTGTGCCGGAGGCGGACTGGAACGCCCTGGAGAAAAAACTGGATGAACTTTCCCGGGGGAAAAATTTTCTTGGAGAAAAGGAAGGCAAGGAGCTGATGTCTCTCCTGGGGATTCCCGTGGCGGAACAAATTTTCTGCGCGGATGAATCGGCGCTCGAACCGGCTGCCGCAAAGCTGGGTTTTCCCATTGTGATGAAGATCGAGTCCCCGGACATCGCGCACAAAACGGACGCCGGCGGCGTTGCTCTCGGCTTGGAATCCGTGCCCGCTCTGAAAAAGGCGCGCGAAGAAATGCTGCGGAACGTGGCGAAGAAACTTCCGAACGCGAAACTGGAGGGAGTTACGCTTCAGAAAATGATTCCCGACGGCGTGGACCTCATCGTCGGAACCCACGAGGACCCTCAGTTCGGCCCTGTGTTGGTGTACGGCCCCGGGGGCATTTACGTGGAGGTGTTCAGGGACTCTTCTCTCGGCCTGATTCCGGTTGACAGGAAAAAGGTGAAGGAGATGATCGCGAAGTCCAAAAGCCGTCCGCTGCTGGGAGAGATGAGAGGTCGGGCGGCCTTCGACACGGCTCCGCTGGAGGATCTGATGCTCCGGCTCTCGGAATTTGCGTATCGTTTCCGGGAAAAAATTTCCGCAACGGACCTCAATCCCGTGCGCATCGGTTCATCCGGGGTCTGCGTGCTGGACGCCCTGATCATCCTGAAACAATGA
- a CDS encoding mandelate racemase/muconate lactonizing enzyme family protein, whose protein sequence is MKITDISYDAVMMPYGQDFYPTWYPGRVEKGQTIFVVRVMTDEGIEGHATCEAPFGILSIMKETVEYLKTFLVGESPFDIERLILKFRDVARIAARPWLVENALWDIVGKASGQPVYKLFGAARDRIRVYAAWGEIRSPEQRKEDAQRLVSEGFKAVKLRFHHEKLKDDIAMIEAVRDAVGDALEIIADANQGTAVERQRDGIPPVWSYGRARDTAREMENLKCLWLEEPLFRYDYDGLARLAAEVDIPIAGGEINKGIHEFKQMLDKGSYDILQPNCTMSEGMSQIRKIAAIADSFGKLCNPHAWIPGLGVLQTMHLVASLPNFTWLEYPYDPPKITPDVFQGIVTKYYSPEKDGCIPMPDAPGFGIELDEAKIAKYRI, encoded by the coding sequence ATGAAGATCACGGATATCAGTTATGACGCGGTGATGATGCCATATGGGCAGGATTTTTATCCAACGTGGTATCCGGGGCGGGTGGAGAAAGGACAGACGATTTTTGTCGTTCGCGTCATGACGGATGAGGGGATTGAAGGCCACGCGACCTGCGAGGCTCCGTTTGGAATTTTGTCCATCATGAAGGAGACGGTTGAATATCTCAAAACGTTTCTGGTGGGGGAGTCTCCTTTCGATATCGAGCGTCTGATTCTCAAATTTCGCGATGTGGCGCGAATAGCCGCAAGGCCCTGGCTGGTGGAAAACGCCCTGTGGGACATCGTCGGCAAGGCCTCCGGACAGCCGGTTTATAAACTCTTCGGCGCCGCCCGGGACAGAATCAGGGTGTACGCGGCCTGGGGAGAGATCCGCTCCCCTGAGCAGCGCAAAGAAGACGCCCAAAGGCTTGTCAGTGAGGGCTTCAAAGCCGTGAAGCTCCGGTTTCACCATGAAAAACTGAAGGACGATATCGCCATGATCGAAGCCGTCCGGGATGCTGTGGGAGATGCGCTGGAAATCATAGCGGACGCCAATCAGGGAACGGCCGTCGAGCGTCAGCGCGACGGAATCCCCCCGGTGTGGAGCTATGGACGGGCGAGAGATACCGCGCGGGAAATGGAAAATCTCAAATGTCTGTGGCTGGAAGAACCCCTTTTCCGATACGACTACGACGGGCTGGCCAGGCTGGCGGCGGAGGTGGATATTCCGATCGCGGGGGGAGAGATAAACAAGGGCATCCATGAATTCAAGCAGATGCTGGATAAGGGGAGTTATGACATTTTACAGCCCAACTGCACGATGTCGGAGGGGATGAGTCAGATTCGGAAAATTGCGGCGATCGCTGACTCCTTTGGAAAACTGTGCAACCCTCACGCGTGGATTCCCGGCCTCGGAGTTTTGCAGACGATGCATCTCGTGGCTTCTCTGCCGAATTTCACCTGGCTGGAGTACCCCTACGATCCGCCAAAGATAACGCCTGACGTCTTTCAGGGCATTGTGACCAAATATTATTCCCCTGAAAAGGACGGCTGCATCCCCATGCCCGACGCGCCGGGATTCGGGATAGAACTGGATGAAGCGAAAATAGCGAAGTACAGAATATAA
- a CDS encoding enoyl-CoA hydratase/isomerase family protein, which produces MYEHLTITKNGAIAKLMLNRPKVRNAISEVTLEELLAALRELEKDEELKVVILGGEGPVFSSGVDLYAHASEIKNHVPQEWITHAKRFLDLGIATFNFEKLLITAVQGAALGFGFDLAMNSDFTIAGESAIFGLPEMDRLSADMYMLLPYMTHMKKAKEVLFMCNNISAAEAREFGLVNRVVPDGKEMEEAEAWAKKLASVPAITLKQTKKSINKAYELSGLKEVFEYNLLAAVTVFQSGDAKERAIKNKFILEHGVKAWLKAHSEGK; this is translated from the coding sequence ATGTACGAACATCTGACGATAACAAAAAACGGTGCGATTGCGAAACTTATGCTGAACCGCCCCAAAGTGCGCAACGCGATAAGCGAGGTAACGCTGGAAGAATTGCTCGCCGCTTTGCGTGAACTTGAAAAGGATGAAGAACTCAAGGTCGTAATTCTGGGCGGCGAAGGCCCGGTATTCAGCTCTGGCGTCGACCTGTACGCCCATGCCTCGGAAATCAAAAATCATGTGCCGCAGGAATGGATCACCCATGCGAAACGGTTCCTTGACCTCGGCATAGCGACGTTCAACTTCGAAAAGCTGCTTATTACAGCGGTTCAGGGCGCGGCGCTGGGATTTGGCTTCGATCTCGCCATGAACAGCGACTTCACCATAGCCGGGGAGAGCGCCATATTCGGTCTTCCTGAAATGGACAGGCTGTCCGCCGACATGTATATGCTGCTCCCGTACATGACCCACATGAAAAAAGCGAAGGAAGTGCTTTTCATGTGCAACAACATCAGCGCCGCCGAGGCACGTGAATTTGGCCTGGTGAACAGAGTAGTGCCTGACGGCAAAGAGATGGAAGAGGCGGAGGCCTGGGCGAAGAAACTTGCGTCCGTTCCGGCGATAACTTTAAAGCAGACAAAAAAATCCATCAATAAGGCGTACGAGCTCTCCGGCCTCAAAGAAGTTTTCGAGTACAACCTGCTTGCTGCGGTGACAGTGTTCCAAAGCGGCGACGCAAAAGAGCGCGCGATAAAAAATAAATTCATCCTCGAACACGGTGTGAAAGCCTGGCTTAAGGCACATTCCGAGGGAAAATAA
- a CDS encoding tripartite tricarboxylate transporter substrate binding protein, with protein sequence MKKYAFYVVLMLILTAMTAGVALAAAPKYPERDITIIGPWSPGSGTDTIGRVVAQYASEKWGVPVNVINKVGAYGISGVQELAEAKPDGYTLGTSCQADAQVMYAIFGDNLPFTKDQRTYIVKLSELRFIAAVSVEQNIKTFEELMEFARTDPSFRWSGGSVTGLTGFAIAYLLNEAGVKDINAKRVNFEGGGMDATAAMAGGHLTTYFISETEYKTYCAGDKPLLRPLAVVGDQRLKTAPDLPTTKELGYQCTLKGWYGITGPANIPDYVYTAWEKLVEEGREELEKRYQKAGITFTYLPHKEFTAEGDKMYNDVVKLISELGLEFDVD encoded by the coding sequence ATGAAAAAATATGCTTTTTATGTGGTACTGATGCTGATACTGACGGCCATGACCGCCGGAGTGGCACTGGCCGCCGCCCCCAAATACCCCGAAAGAGACATCACCATTATTGGTCCCTGGTCTCCCGGCAGCGGAACGGACACGATAGGCAGAGTGGTTGCGCAGTACGCGTCTGAAAAATGGGGAGTGCCCGTCAACGTCATCAACAAGGTGGGGGCGTACGGAATAAGCGGCGTTCAGGAACTTGCCGAAGCGAAACCTGACGGATATACGCTGGGGACGAGCTGCCAGGCCGACGCCCAGGTGATGTATGCCATATTCGGAGACAATCTTCCGTTTACAAAAGACCAGCGCACTTATATCGTAAAGCTCTCCGAACTGCGTTTCATAGCCGCCGTCAGCGTCGAGCAGAACATAAAGACCTTCGAGGAACTGATGGAGTTCGCCCGCACCGACCCGAGCTTCCGCTGGAGCGGCGGTTCCGTGACCGGACTCACCGGTTTTGCGATAGCTTATCTGTTGAATGAGGCCGGCGTAAAGGATATAAATGCCAAACGCGTAAATTTCGAGGGCGGCGGCATGGATGCGACAGCGGCGATGGCAGGCGGGCACCTCACCACTTATTTTATCTCTGAAACGGAGTATAAGACTTACTGCGCCGGCGACAAACCTCTTCTTAGGCCGCTGGCTGTCGTAGGAGATCAGCGACTCAAGACCGCACCCGATCTTCCAACTACGAAGGAGCTCGGATATCAATGCACCCTGAAGGGATGGTACGGCATTACCGGCCCGGCCAATATCCCCGACTACGTTTATACCGCATGGGAAAAACTCGTCGAGGAGGGCAGGGAGGAACTGGAGAAACGTTACCAGAAGGCCGGAATCACCTTTACCTACCTTCCTCACAAGGAATTTACGGCTGAAGGCGACAAGATGTATAACGACGTTGTGAAGCTGATAAGTGAACTCGGCCTCGAATTCGACGTAGACTGA
- a CDS encoding acetate--CoA ligase family protein → MQAKNLRPLFYPGSVAVVGASDKGGGAMPITNFHTFNYKGNVYPVNPKYDELGGYKCYPSLLDIPEKVDCVIIRLPAASCADVLRQCAGRDIHAAIVIAGGFAEVGSEGAALEAELKKIADDNAICVNGPNGMGIFNVSSSIPLYMSNALPKVFRPGRVGFMAQSGSILIGFFGADFGLGYSHVISSGNQTVLGPGDYLRFLADDENTGVIAMYLESIGDVESFKEGLEMARARKKPVIALKAGRSEKGRLATVAHTGSLAGSYDVFTSFADRHNLVVAKDLEELIINCKLFSEAGYRRIARGIGVSTVSGGHKVLAQDLGEDIGLEFAELNPEVKAALSGVLPSISHIENPVDVTGIGVGNYDIQYGVMKALASGEEIGTVVMMQDSCPNLGDGISTRYGVHAAAAAAVSREHPDKLVIFLNGISNGFSDIIASRLEGGNVIYMAGMRNSLIALRNYLKWTDGIERGFKTVPCVEANAARKKKWMEALDGCRGRTLPDDMAFDLLRDYGLPVAPFEVVHDAEGAAEAAKRLGYPVALKSLLDGVSHKSELDLIRLGIQDEPQLAVAYGELAPKAAVHNLSQRGFLVQKMAPGDNELLVALKYEKGFGYSCVCALGGVFVEIFHDSALTLLPLASGDIEGALRRLKGYPLLRGARGRAVVDTGPIENCAPALNQIAAELGEYVDVLEMNPLIASPSGVWAVDALLEVRGCS, encoded by the coding sequence ATGCAGGCCAAAAATTTACGCCCCCTGTTTTACCCTGGTTCGGTCGCTGTCGTCGGCGCGTCGGACAAAGGGGGTGGAGCCATGCCCATCACGAATTTTCACACGTTTAATTACAAAGGGAATGTGTATCCCGTCAACCCCAAATACGACGAACTCGGCGGTTACAAGTGTTACCCCAGCCTCCTGGATATACCGGAGAAAGTAGACTGCGTCATTATCCGCCTTCCTGCCGCTTCCTGCGCAGATGTCCTGCGACAGTGCGCCGGCAGGGACATCCATGCGGCGATAGTCATCGCGGGAGGCTTTGCAGAAGTTGGCTCTGAAGGAGCCGCGCTTGAAGCGGAGCTGAAAAAGATTGCGGATGACAACGCTATATGCGTCAATGGGCCGAATGGTATGGGCATTTTCAACGTCTCCAGCAGCATACCGCTCTATATGTCGAACGCGCTGCCAAAAGTTTTTCGCCCGGGCAGGGTCGGATTCATGGCGCAGAGCGGTTCCATTCTGATAGGTTTCTTCGGAGCGGATTTCGGTTTAGGCTACAGCCACGTGATATCCTCCGGCAATCAGACCGTTTTAGGCCCGGGAGACTATCTGCGTTTTCTGGCCGATGATGAAAACACCGGAGTGATAGCTATGTACCTGGAGAGCATTGGGGACGTGGAGAGTTTCAAAGAGGGACTGGAGATGGCGCGCGCCAGGAAAAAACCGGTGATAGCGCTGAAAGCCGGGCGCTCAGAGAAGGGGCGTCTGGCGACGGTCGCTCATACGGGTTCTCTCGCTGGCAGTTACGATGTTTTCACATCATTTGCCGACAGACATAATCTTGTGGTGGCTAAAGATCTCGAAGAACTGATAATTAACTGCAAGCTGTTTTCGGAAGCTGGTTACAGACGCATCGCGCGCGGGATAGGCGTCTCGACGGTATCCGGCGGGCACAAGGTACTGGCGCAGGATTTGGGCGAAGATATCGGACTGGAATTTGCCGAGCTGAACCCCGAGGTAAAAGCAGCGCTTTCGGGCGTACTTCCATCAATTTCGCATATCGAAAATCCTGTCGACGTAACCGGAATCGGAGTTGGAAATTACGACATACAGTATGGTGTGATGAAGGCTTTGGCCAGCGGAGAAGAGATCGGCACCGTGGTTATGATGCAGGATTCCTGCCCGAATCTCGGCGACGGAATTTCGACTCGCTACGGCGTTCACGCCGCCGCTGCCGCTGCGGTTTCCAGGGAACATCCCGACAAGCTCGTCATCTTTTTAAACGGAATATCCAACGGATTCTCCGATATCATTGCTTCCCGGTTGGAGGGCGGCAACGTCATTTATATGGCGGGAATGAGAAACAGTCTTATTGCTTTGCGAAATTATCTGAAATGGACGGACGGTATAGAGCGCGGCTTCAAAACCGTTCCATGCGTTGAGGCGAACGCAGCGCGCAAAAAAAAGTGGATGGAAGCGCTGGATGGCTGCAGAGGCCGTACGCTGCCGGACGACATGGCGTTCGATCTGCTTCGGGATTACGGTCTGCCCGTCGCGCCGTTCGAGGTTGTTCACGACGCTGAGGGTGCAGCTGAAGCCGCGAAACGTCTTGGATATCCGGTGGCCTTAAAATCGTTGCTCGACGGCGTTTCCCATAAATCGGAGCTTGACCTGATAAGACTTGGCATTCAGGATGAGCCTCAGCTTGCCGTTGCGTATGGTGAACTTGCACCGAAAGCCGCCGTTCATAATTTGTCCCAGAGGGGATTTCTCGTTCAAAAAATGGCTCCAGGGGACAATGAACTCCTGGTTGCGCTGAAATACGAAAAAGGCTTTGGTTACAGCTGCGTGTGCGCGCTCGGGGGTGTTTTTGTCGAGATATTCCACGACTCCGCGTTGACTCTCCTTCCGCTCGCGTCCGGCGACATAGAAGGCGCGCTTCGCAGACTGAAGGGGTATCCTCTGCTCCGCGGTGCGAGGGGGCGCGCCGTCGTCGATACAGGCCCCATCGAGAATTGCGCTCCGGCGCTCAATCAAATAGCCGCCGAACTGGGCGAATACGTGGACGTGCTTGAAATGAACCCGCTCATAGCTTCACCCTCAGGGGTATGGGCTGTAGACGCTTTACTGGAAGTCCGCGGGTGTTCGTAA